One Polaribacter sp. SA4-12 genomic window carries:
- a CDS encoding phosphoribosylaminoimidazole carboxylase gives MIKKTLLLFSFLTLFNCVEDNLPENCVRPFSFSQQYYITSLRTVNRFAEVSGGLKGILIINVGLDRYIAYDKICPNNDCTSAMVYDENRPNILKCSCDGSEYGLGIGIGGAPQTDGFDCPAIEYNAVKLSEDNFLISSN, from the coding sequence ATGATCAAAAAAACACTTCTTTTATTTTCTTTTTTAACCTTATTTAACTGTGTCGAAGATAATCTTCCAGAAAACTGTGTTCGCCCATTTAGTTTTTCTCAACAATACTATATAACATCTCTAAGAACCGTAAATAGATTTGCCGAAGTTTCAGGTGGTTTAAAAGGAATTCTAATCATTAATGTTGGGCTCGATAGATATATCGCCTACGACAAAATATGCCCAAATAATGATTGTACTTCAGCTATGGTTTATGACGAAAATAGGCCTAATATTTTAAAATGCTCTTGTGATGGAAGTGAATATGGTTTAGGTATTGGAATTGGTGGAGCACCCCAAACTGACGGTTTTGATTGTCCTGCGATAGAATATAATGCTGTAAAACTCAGTGAAGACAATTTTCTAATCAGTAGCAATTAA
- a CDS encoding DUF1456 family protein, whose protein sequence is MGLTNNDILKKLRVAHKLRDTDIVDICALVDFKVSKAELGALFRSEDHDKYVECQDQILRNFLNGLVVHLRGPMPKKGEKK, encoded by the coding sequence ATGGGATTAACAAATAATGACATTTTAAAAAAACTACGTGTAGCTCATAAATTACGCGATACAGATATTGTAGACATTTGCGCTTTGGTAGACTTTAAAGTAAGCAAAGCAGAATTAGGTGCTTTATTTAGAAGTGAAGATCATGACAAATATGTGGAATGTCAAGATCAAATTTTACGTAACTTTTTAAACGGACTCGTTGTTCATTTACGTGGACCAATGCCTAAAAAGGGAGAAAAGAAGTAG
- a CDS encoding flavin reductase family protein — translation MLSIDPKEISTKQLHGYLLGAVAPRPIAFASTIDAEGNPNLSPFSFFNVFGTNPPLLIFSPARRVRDNTTKHTLDNALATKEVVINVVNYAIVQQMSLSSTEYPEGVNEFEKAGFTMLPSDKIKPFRVAESPVQFECKVNEIIATGSEGGAGNLIICEVVKIHVSDDVLADDGSIDQHKIDLVARAGGNYYTRARDGFFEIQKPIATLGIGVDEIPLEIRHSIVLTGNNLGVLGNVEQLPTKDDVDNFRKEHPEFIGLETTKKHTFAQAYLTKNDVESAWKVLLLN, via the coding sequence ATGCTTTCTATCGATCCAAAAGAGATTTCTACTAAACAGTTACATGGTTATTTATTAGGTGCTGTTGCACCAAGACCAATTGCTTTTGCAAGTACAATTGATGCAGAAGGAAATCCTAATTTATCACCTTTCAGTTTTTTTAATGTGTTTGGTACTAATCCGCCATTATTAATTTTTTCTCCAGCAAGAAGAGTTAGAGATAATACAACAAAACACACTTTAGATAATGCTTTAGCAACCAAAGAAGTTGTTATAAATGTGGTGAATTATGCAATTGTACAACAAATGTCTTTAAGTAGTACGGAATATCCTGAGGGTGTAAATGAGTTTGAAAAAGCAGGTTTTACAATGTTGCCTTCTGATAAAATAAAACCCTTTAGAGTAGCAGAATCTCCTGTGCAATTTGAATGCAAAGTAAATGAGATTATTGCTACTGGAAGTGAAGGAGGAGCAGGGAATTTAATTATTTGTGAAGTCGTGAAAATTCATGTTTCTGATGACGTTTTAGCGGATGATGGAAGCATAGATCAACATAAGATTGATTTGGTTGCAAGAGCAGGGGGGAACTACTATACAAGAGCAAGAGATGGCTTTTTCGAAATTCAGAAACCAATTGCTACTTTAGGTATTGGTGTTGATGAAATTCCTTTAGAAATTAGGCACAGTATAGTTTTAACAGGTAATAATTTAGGTGTGTTAGGTAATGTAGAACAATTACCTACAAAGGACGATGTTGATAACTTTAGGAAAGAACATCCTGAATTTATTGGACTTGAAACCACAAAAAAACATACATTTGCGCAAGCGTATTTAACAAAGAATGATGTAGAAAGTGCTTGGAAAGTACTTTTATTAAATTAG
- a CDS encoding 5-(carboxyamino)imidazole ribonucleotide synthase, whose protein sequence is MKNYFSSDFKLGVLGGGQLGRMLLAETQKLDIHTSILESNKNAPCAEICNTFVIGDLLDFDAVYNFGKTVDLLTIEIENVNLDALDKLESEGLTIFPKPKDLRIIQSKAVQKKFYVANQIPTAEFSHFVNSTEVKDAYEKDLLVFPFVWKAARFGYDGTGVKIVRTTDDLESLPNVECITEKLIPFKNELAVIVARNAKGEVKTYPVVEMEFHPEANQVEYVICPARINSQVAEKAREIALKVVSDLDFVGLLAVEMFQTVDDKILVNEVAPRPHNSGHYSIEASYTNQFEQHLRSILNLPLGNTDSKVAGIMVNLVGEEGFSGDVIYQNIENILKIDGVTPHIYGKKETRPFRKMGHVTIVNPDIDIARKVAQEVKETIRVISK, encoded by the coding sequence GTGAAAAACTATTTTTCTTCAGATTTTAAACTAGGTGTTCTTGGTGGTGGGCAATTAGGTAGAATGCTTTTAGCAGAAACTCAAAAACTAGACATACACACTTCTATTTTAGAAAGTAATAAAAACGCACCTTGTGCAGAAATTTGCAACACATTTGTAATTGGAGATTTATTAGATTTTGATGCCGTTTATAACTTCGGAAAAACAGTAGATTTATTAACTATTGAAATTGAAAATGTAAATCTTGATGCTTTAGATAAACTTGAAAGTGAAGGTTTAACGATATTTCCTAAACCAAAAGATTTAAGAATTATTCAGAGTAAAGCTGTACAGAAAAAATTTTATGTAGCAAATCAGATTCCTACAGCAGAATTTTCTCATTTTGTAAATTCAACTGAAGTTAAAGACGCATACGAAAAAGATTTACTTGTATTTCCTTTTGTTTGGAAAGCGGCTCGTTTTGGTTATGATGGTACAGGAGTTAAAATTGTTAGAACTACTGACGATTTAGAAAGCTTACCAAATGTTGAATGTATTACTGAAAAACTAATTCCTTTTAAAAATGAATTAGCTGTTATTGTTGCAAGAAATGCTAAAGGTGAAGTAAAAACATATCCTGTTGTAGAAATGGAGTTTCATCCAGAAGCTAACCAAGTAGAATATGTTATTTGTCCTGCAAGAATAAATTCTCAAGTTGCTGAAAAAGCAAGAGAAATTGCTTTAAAAGTAGTGAGTGATTTAGATTTTGTTGGCTTATTGGCTGTAGAAATGTTTCAAACTGTAGATGATAAAATCTTAGTGAATGAAGTTGCTCCAAGACCACATAATTCTGGGCATTATTCAATTGAAGCAAGTTATACAAATCAATTTGAACAACATTTAAGAAGTATCTTAAACCTTCCTTTAGGAAATACTGATAGTAAAGTTGCCGGAATTATGGTAAATTTAGTTGGTGAAGAAGGTTTTTCTGGTGATGTAATTTATCAGAATATAGAAAACATTTTAAAGATTGATGGAGTTACGCCTCATATTTATGGGAAGAAAGAAACACGTCCGTTTCGTAAAATGGGACATGTTACTATTGTAAATCCTGATATTGATATCGCTAGAAAAGTAGCACAAGAAGTTAAAGAAACAATTAGAGTAATCTCTAAATAA
- a CDS encoding HIT family protein — translation MSIFTKIIDGEIPCYKVAEDDNFIAFLDINPNAKGHTLVVPKKEVNKLFDLSKEEYLSLMDFSYRVAKALEKAVPCNRVGQSVIGLEVPHVHVHLIPLNAMADIQFHQKVKLSNDEFVGLAKSIADKFE, via the coding sequence ATGAGCATATTTACAAAAATAATTGACGGAGAGATTCCTTGTTATAAAGTAGCAGAAGATGATAATTTTATTGCTTTTTTAGATATTAATCCAAATGCAAAAGGACATACTTTAGTGGTTCCTAAAAAGGAAGTAAATAAATTGTTCGATTTATCTAAAGAAGAATATTTAAGTTTAATGGATTTCTCTTACAGAGTTGCAAAAGCATTAGAAAAAGCAGTTCCTTGTAATAGAGTTGGACAAAGTGTAATTGGTTTAGAAGTACCTCATGTACATGTTCATTTAATTCCTTTAAATGCAATGGCAGATATTCAGTTTCATCAAAAAGTAAAGCTATCTAATGATGAGTTTGTTGGGTTAGCTAAAAGTATTGCTGATAAATTTGAGTAA
- a CDS encoding sensor histidine kinase codes for MKIFSNTLLFKRITIVVSFVIVSLILWNTYTFFQKFKHEERIKMEILATAQKEIATNTNLDANVDLPLKILENNNNIPMILVNENGEIEYSQNLDAKKSLNPKYLEKQLAIMKEENEPIEVSYQGKNRQFIYYRNSDLLNRLTYYPIALILILVLFLSVIYMFYSSNKVAETNKLWTGMAKETAHQIGTPLSSLLGWIAILKMEKVDDQYVEEIQKDVSRLNTIANRFSKIGSAPELKRENIVAITKQAFDYLESRSSKQISFSFTSEENEIYSNLNTELFGWVIENLIKNAIDAMLGKGELKVNIENTSKKVKITVSDTGKGMPKKLYKQIFKPGFTTKKRGWGLGLSLSRRIVSDYHKGKISVQKSEIGKGTTFEILLDKV; via the coding sequence ATGAAAATCTTCTCAAACACACTTTTATTTAAACGAATTACCATTGTTGTTTCGTTTGTTATTGTTTCTTTAATTTTATGGAATACCTATACTTTCTTTCAAAAGTTTAAACACGAAGAACGAATTAAGATGGAAATTCTTGCCACTGCTCAAAAAGAAATAGCAACTAATACAAATTTAGATGCCAATGTAGATTTGCCTTTAAAAATACTTGAGAATAACAATAATATTCCAATGATCTTGGTAAATGAGAACGGAGAAATAGAATATTCTCAAAACCTTGATGCTAAAAAATCTTTAAATCCAAAATATTTAGAGAAGCAATTGGCAATAATGAAGGAAGAAAACGAGCCTATTGAAGTGAGCTATCAAGGAAAAAATAGGCAGTTTATTTATTATCGAAATTCAGATTTATTAAACAGATTAACGTATTACCCAATTGCTTTAATTTTAATTTTAGTCCTTTTTCTAAGTGTTATTTATATGTTTTACAGCTCTAATAAAGTTGCTGAAACTAATAAACTTTGGACAGGTATGGCAAAGGAAACTGCACATCAAATAGGTACACCTTTGTCTTCTTTATTAGGTTGGATTGCTATTTTAAAAATGGAAAAAGTAGATGATCAATATGTCGAAGAAATACAAAAGGACGTTAGTCGATTAAATACAATTGCGAATCGTTTTTCAAAAATTGGTTCTGCACCCGAATTGAAAAGAGAAAACATTGTTGCCATCACAAAACAAGCTTTCGATTACTTAGAATCTCGAAGTTCTAAACAAATATCTTTTTCGTTTACATCTGAAGAAAATGAAATTTACAGCAATCTAAATACAGAGTTATTTGGTTGGGTTATAGAAAACCTCATCAAAAACGCTATTGATGCCATGTTAGGAAAAGGCGAATTGAAAGTGAATATAGAAAACACTTCTAAAAAAGTAAAAATCACCGTTTCTGATACCGGAAAAGGAATGCCTAAAAAATTATATAAGCAAATTTTTAAACCCGGTTTCACAACCAAAAAACGTGGTTGGGGATTAGGTTTATCACTTTCTAGACGTATTGTTTCCGATTATCATAAAGGAAAAATATCTGTTCAGAAATCGGAAATCGGTAAAGGAACTACTTTTGAAATTTTGTTGGATAAAGTTTAG
- a CDS encoding DUF3127 domain-containing protein: MEVIGKVKLIGDVQTFGANGFQKRELVVTTDDQYPQMIMIEFTQDKCDLLNNYSVGQDVKVAVNLRGREWINPQGEAKYFNSIQGWRIENLSQAAGAGSNLPPVDQFQPAADVSDAEPDDLPF, translated from the coding sequence ATGGAAGTTATTGGTAAAGTAAAATTAATTGGAGACGTTCAGACTTTTGGAGCTAACGGATTTCAAAAAAGAGAATTAGTAGTTACAACAGATGATCAATATCCTCAAATGATAATGATTGAGTTTACACAAGATAAGTGTGATTTATTAAACAACTATTCTGTTGGACAAGATGTAAAAGTAGCTGTCAATTTAAGAGGTAGAGAATGGATTAACCCACAAGGTGAAGCTAAATACTTTAACTCTATTCAAGGATGGAGAATTGAGAATTTATCTCAAGCAGCAGGAGCTGGTAGTAACTTACCTCCAGTAGATCAATTTCAGCCAGCAGCAGATGTTTCTGATGCAGAACCAGACGATTTACCTTTCTAG
- the purE gene encoding 5-(carboxyamino)imidazole ribonucleotide mutase, with the protein MVGIIMGSDSDLPIMQEAIDILESFNIAIEVDIVSAHRTPEKLVDYSKNAHKRGIKVIIAGAGGAAHLPGMVASMSPLPIIGVPVKSRNSIDGWDSILSILQMPGGVPVATVALDGAKNAGILAAQIIGASDELVLNKIIAYKEELKLKVEKASERVRK; encoded by the coding sequence ATGGTAGGAATAATAATGGGAAGCGATTCTGATCTTCCAATAATGCAAGAAGCAATTGATATTTTAGAGAGTTTTAATATTGCAATAGAAGTAGATATTGTATCCGCTCACAGAACTCCAGAAAAGCTAGTTGACTATTCTAAAAATGCACATAAAAGAGGTATAAAAGTAATTATTGCTGGTGCTGGTGGTGCAGCGCATTTACCAGGAATGGTAGCTTCTATGAGTCCGTTGCCAATAATTGGAGTTCCTGTAAAAAGCAGAAATTCTATTGATGGTTGGGATTCTATTTTATCAATTTTACAAATGCCTGGTGGTGTACCCGTTGCAACTGTAGCTTTAGATGGCGCAAAAAATGCCGGTATTTTAGCTGCTCAGATTATTGGAGCTTCGGATGAACTTGTGTTAAATAAAATTATAGCTTACAAAGAAGAATTAAAACTGAAGGTTGAAAAAGCTTCAGAACGTGTAAGGAAATAA
- the greA gene encoding transcription elongation factor GreA, with protein MSEISYYSAEGLRKLKDELLQLEQVERPRVITEIADARDKGDLSENAEYHAAKEEQSHLEFKIAKLKNVISSARIIDESQLDASKILIHSIVKIKNVANGMEFSYTLVADSETDVRNGKLSVNSPIGKGLLGKEVGDIAEIQVPNGIMKFEIVNISR; from the coding sequence ATGAGTGAAATATCATATTATTCAGCAGAAGGATTAAGGAAATTGAAAGATGAATTGTTACAGCTAGAACAAGTTGAACGACCAAGAGTAATTACAGAAATTGCAGATGCACGAGATAAAGGTGATTTAAGTGAAAATGCAGAATACCATGCAGCAAAAGAAGAACAATCTCATTTAGAATTTAAAATTGCAAAATTAAAAAATGTAATTTCTAGTGCAAGAATTATAGATGAATCTCAGTTAGATGCTTCTAAAATATTGATTCATTCGATCGTAAAGATTAAGAATGTAGCAAACGGAATGGAGTTTTCTTACACTTTGGTAGCAGACTCTGAAACTGATGTTAGAAATGGAAAATTATCTGTAAACTCACCAATTGGTAAAGGTTTATTAGGTAAAGAAGTTGGCGATATTGCAGAGATTCAGGTTCCTAATGGAATTATGAAATTTGAAATTGTAAATATTTCTAGATAA
- a CDS encoding YqaA family protein, with translation MTKRKRIKTKKERAKLMHSYYSRTGFYMFIWESLKKAFIPIVSVVVGLFLINSYVYNINEGLESITETFSKLGIFSFFFSSETLLGLIPPEIFIAWTKKTSEPILNLAILATLSYSGGLLSYFIGKMVLKIDTVKTYLEVKMAKHLKNSKKWGGFLILVGALLPVPFSISCMAAGMIKYPFKNVVLFGLFRFARFAIYAWAIFQVVD, from the coding sequence ATGACGAAGAGAAAAAGAATAAAGACTAAAAAGGAGAGAGCTAAATTAATGCATAGCTACTACTCTAGAACTGGCTTTTATATGTTTATTTGGGAAAGCCTTAAAAAAGCTTTTATCCCAATAGTATCTGTTGTTGTAGGTCTTTTTTTAATAAACAGCTATGTTTATAATATTAATGAAGGTTTAGAATCTATTACAGAAACGTTTTCTAAACTCGGTATTTTTTCTTTCTTCTTTTCTTCTGAAACGCTTTTAGGATTAATTCCGCCAGAAATATTTATAGCTTGGACTAAAAAAACATCAGAACCAATTTTAAACTTAGCAATACTTGCAACCCTATCTTATAGTGGTGGTTTACTTTCTTATTTTATAGGAAAAATGGTATTAAAAATAGATACTGTAAAAACTTATTTAGAAGTAAAAATGGCCAAACACCTAAAGAATTCTAAAAAGTGGGGAGGTTTCTTAATTTTAGTTGGCGCCTTATTGCCTGTACCTTTTTCAATTTCTTGTATGGCTGCTGGTATGATTAAATATCCTTTTAAAAATGTTGTTTTATTTGGATTGTTTCGTTTTGCGAGATTTGCAATTTATGCCTGGGCAATTTTTCAAGTAGTTGATTAA